A portion of the Anabas testudineus chromosome 22, fAnaTes1.2, whole genome shotgun sequence genome contains these proteins:
- the LOC113148668 gene encoding mitogen-activated protein kinase-binding protein 1-like isoform X2: MNLVWLRSVSTGVEQTPTEARQRSETRLCFRVQRNDGNVTGRAGHVIQLRGCVVVLLNPRKNKQHHIFNSSRKAITTLAFSPDGKYVVTGESGHMPAVRVWDVSERLQVSELQEHKYGVACVAFSPNGKYIVSVGYQHDMMVNVWNWKKNVVVAANKVSSKVTAVSFSDDSSYFVTAGNRHVKFWYLDHAKTSKVNATVPLLGRSGLLGELRNNFFSDVACGRGRQASSTFCITSSGLLCEFNDRRLLDKWVELRTSQATCLSVTDELIFCGCSDGTVRAFSPVNLHFLCNLPRPHYLGADIASMVDASQLFSCRSEARYPDTVAVTYDPTNRWLSCVYNDHSVYVWDVRDLRDPRRAGKLYSALYHSSCVWSVEVYPEGGGGGEEVRLPPGSFLSCSSDNTIRLWNVDGHGALSGNILSHDLHKVIYVDDNITSLLDTESITVAGGNTEKAGSSGSEGPQTDLSRSGIRTLTVSPNGEHLASGDRMGVLRIHDVDSMEEILNVQAHDSEILSLEFSKPDSGLQLLATAGRDRLIHVLDAGSEYRLVQTLDEHSSSITAVRFAANEGKVRMISCGADKSVYFRTAQQEDQGLEFTRTHHVVRKTTLYDMDVEPTRKYAAVGCQDRSIRIFNISNGKQKKLYKGSQGEDGTLIKVQIDPSGLYIATSCSDKNISIFDFYSGECVATMFGHSEIVTGLKFSSDCRHLITVSGDSCIFVWRLSPELTIRMRQRLVDLRPPCSSSSQSEPQPRAMNLSREVSSPRVVTMSSDSDKEEEEEEEELSSPFMVTTGRLEEKPDVCEEKLDSQSCSDDKKEVLGVRLPRRRWSRRMGSADGVLMVKSMLDLRLLDSYSPDRPQQEVKTHPIYVSPSHHSKRRRGPCVEAGFHRTSDELGSTISLQVTAAWVDDEAGTNQRPDFIPLSNQSPDREDPVLYPNQWDDRVSLADSEFQVKEACPTAAGGRQDKPSPDSGCSLGFSSRLSSPDRPADSEPTEPLSADGNSSELEDENEEEGGRGGRDMSHLVPQTPDQEAFLKEHFVTLADLSASGSPSRASHSSSESLSISSRFLSQNSAGSRAVVPLPSWTSGGGGVEAKARPLVSEVRPLMMQNQSQDRRVSWNQDHIHTQNSTNQEQTKSPQVGKHIQSQVDGELTLTQQMYRPSPLKKKVQSTVESKRNVGPTARAAASHLNSSGLRKAQSVHSLMTDTGDLSVSQSTARPSREVPPQRPTTLPSSPRCPPSSTALPVQRPNPVSPRSPQQETAAAPQRKSSSSSSTPVVPRSYMSPTASSMAKMSRSVSMGNGLNVPEPAEDPTVTPSPSSSSSVTTTQVENTSPPLVAVVPSNAALAAPPHAAVVSVVASSSWSNHGNQMAPAPRGLQARVPGSSRPLPDKPSLTSFSPSNKVNAATAFSSSSSLPVSGSPLTPPQQEEEPRSPAGSSAEHSNDADQPISVETCRALTNELQSCFRRATHLYRKVSGSSPDDPAPDQRQVAIVLSEAFRSMRAELDSLPLSAPSMLGVQGGLGGVGEVKTAALLEEYSLLLLQAVNRRANTSPH; the protein is encoded by the exons ATGAACTTGGTCTGGCTCAGATCTGTGTCCACTGGTGTGGAACAAACACCGACTGAAGCTCGACAGAGGTCAGAGACGCGGCTTTGTTTCCGAGTCCAGAGGAATGACGGGAATGTCACAGGGCGAGCGGGGCACGTGATCCAGCTTCGAGG GTGTGTTGTGGTCCTGCTGAATCCTCGGAAGAACAAACAGCATCACATCTTCAACAGCTCCAG GAAGGCCATCACCACGTTGGCCTTTTCTCCTGATGGGAAATATGTGGTTACAGGGGAG aGCGGTCACATGCCAGCGGTCCGGGTCTGGGACGTGTCGGAGCGTCTCCAGGTGTCTGAGTTGCAGGAACATAAATATGGCGTGGCCTGTGTGGCGTTCTCTCCAAACGGAAAATACATCGTCAGTGTTGGCTACCAACACGACATGATGGTCAACGTGTGGAACTGGAAG AAAAACGTGGTGGTTGCAGCCAACAAAGTTTCCAGTAAAGTGACGGCCGTCTCCTTCTCAGACGACAGCTCCTACTTCGTTACCGCCGGCAACCGCCATGTCAAGTTCTGGTACCTGGACCACGCCAAGACGTCCAAG gtgaACGCCACCGTGCCTCTGTTGGGGCGTTCAGGGCTGCTGGGAGAGCTCAGGAATAACTTTTTCAGCGACGTGGCGTGTGGGCGGGGTCGACAGGCCTCCTCCACCTTCTGCATCACCTCCTCCGGCCTGCTGTGCGAGTTTAACGACCGGCGACTCCTCGACAAGTGGGTCGAGCTCCGG ACGTCTCAGGCCACCTGTCTGTCCGTCACTGACGAGCTGATCTTCTGTGGTTGTTCTGATGGGACTGTCAGAGCTTTCAGCCCCGTCAACCTGCACTTCCTCTGCAATCTGCCCCGCCCACACTACCTGGGAGCTGACATCGCCAGTATGGTGGATGCCAG tcaGCTGTTCTCCTGCAGGTCAGAGGCTCGGTACCCGGACACGGTGGCTGTGACCTACGACCCCACCAACCGCTGGTTGTCCTGTGTCTACAACGACCACAGTGTTTATGTTTGGGACGTCCGGGACCTGCGAGACCCCCGCAGGGCGGGAAAACTCTACTCAGCTCTGTACCACTCATCATGCGTGTGGAGTGTGGAG GTGTacccagaggggggaggaggaggtgaagaggtgCGTCTCCCCCCCGGCTCTTTTCTGTCCTGCTCCTCGGACAACACCATCCGACTGTGGAACGTCGATGGGCACGGCGCCCTCAGCGGGAACATCCTGAGCCAC GACCTGCACAAGGTCATTTATGTTGACGACAACATAACGAGTCTCCTGGACACGGAGAGCATCACTGTTGCTGGGGGCAACACAGAGAAGGCGGGGTCATCAGGCTCAGAGGGGCCGCAGACCGACCTGAGCAGGTCGGGCATTAGGACCCTGACAGTCAGTCCTAACGGAGAGCACCTGGCCTCAGGAGACCGCATGGGGGTCCTCAG gaTCCACGACGTGGACAGCATGGAGGAGATCCTGAACGTTCAGGCTCACGACTCTGAGATTCTGAGTCTCGAGTTCTCCAAACCAGACTCAG GTCTCCAGTTATTAGCCACGGCCGGCCGAGACCGTCTGATCCACGTCCTGGATGCGGGCAGCGAGTACCGACTGGTCCAGACTCTGGACGAACACTCGTCCTCTATCACTGCCGTCAGATTTGCTG ccaATGAGGGGAAGGTGAGGATGATCAGCTGTGGAGCTGATAAGAGCGTCTACTTCCGCACGGCACAGCAG GAGGACCAGGGGTTAGAGTTCACTCGGACTCACCACGTCGTCAGGAAGACGACTCTGTACGACATGGACGTGGAGCCGACCAGAAAGTACGCAGCAGTGGGCTGTCAGGACCGCAGCATCAG GATCTTTAACATCAGTAATGGGAAACAGAAGAAGCTCTATAAAGGTTCTCAGGGAGAGGACGGCACTCTCATTAAG GTGCAGATCGATCCGTCAGGTCTGTACATCGCCACGTCGTGCTCCGATAAGAACATCAGTATATTTGACTTCTACTCTGGAGAGTGTGTGGCCACGATGTTCGGACACTCGG AAATAGTCACAGGTTTGAAGTTCAGCAGCGACTGTCGACACCTGATCACCGTCTCTGGAGACAG ctgcatcTTCGTGTGGCGTCTCAGTCCAGAATTGACCATCAGGATGAGGCAGCGACTCGTCGACCTCCGAcctccctgcagcagcagctcgcaGAGCGAGCCGCAGCCGAGAGCCATGAACCTTAG CAGGGAGGTGTCGTCTCCTCGTGTCGTCACCATGTCGTCTGACAGCgacaaggaggaagaggaggaggaagaggagcttAGCAGTCCTTTTATGGTCACAACAGGAAGACTAGAGGAGAAGCCAG ACGTGTGTGAGGAGAAGTTGGACTCTCAGAGCTGCAGCGACGACAAGAAG GAAGTGTTGGGGGTTCGGCTACCCCGTCGTCGCTGGTCCAGGAGAATGGGCAGCGCTGATGGAGTCCTGATGGTGAAGTCCATGTTGGATCTGAGGCTGCTGGACTCGTACAGCCCTGACAGACCGCAGCAGGAG GTGAAGACCCACCCTATATATGTTAGCCCCTCCCACCACAGTAAAAGGAGGAGGGGCCCATGTGTGGAGGCGGGGTTTCACAGGACCAGTGATGAGTTAGGGAGCACCATCAGTCTGCAGGTCACCGCTGCGTGG GTGGATGACGAGGCAGGGACCAATCAGAGGCCAGACTTCATCCCACTGTCCAATCAGAGCCCAGACAGGGAGGATCCAGTTCTGTATCCTAACCAATGGGACGACAGAGTGAGCCTGGCAGACAG TGAGTTCCAGGTGAAGGAGGCGTGTCCTACTGCTGCAGGTGGACGTCAGGACAAACCCAGTCCAGATAGTGGCTGCTCACTGGGATTCAGTTCCAGACTGTCTAGTCCAGACAGACCTGCAG ACTCTGAGCCCACAGAACCTCTCAGTGCGGACGGAAACTCCTCTGAGCTGGAGGACGAGaatgaagaggagggaggaagaggaggcagggACATGTCTCACCTGGTTCCTCAGACTCCAGACCAGGAGGCTTTCCTGAAGGAGCACTTTGTCACACTGGCCGACCTCTCAGCCTCAG GGAGTCCGAGCAGAGCGTCGCACAGCTCCAGTGAGAGTCTCAGCATCTCGTCCCGCTTCCTGTCCCAAAACTCTGCTGGAAG TCGAGCTGTGGTTCCTCTTCCATCCTGGACCAGtgggggaggaggagtggaggcgAAGGCCCGTCCTCTGGTCTCTGAAGTCCGACCTCTGATGATGCAGAACCAAAGCCAGGACAGGAGGGTATCGTGGAACCAGGATCATATCCATACCCAGAACAGCACTAACCAGGAGCAAACAAAGTCTCCTCAGGTTGGGAAGCACATCCAGAGCCAGGTGGATGGAGAGCTGACCTTGACCCAGCAGATGTACAGACCTTCCCCACTGAAGAAGAAGGTCCAATCTACAGTAGAGTCCAAGAGGAATGTGGGTCCCACAGCCCGTGCTGCTGCCTCCCACCTGAACTCCTCTGGACTCCGGAAAGCCCAGTCTGTCCATAGCCTGATGACGGACACAG GTGACCTGTCCGTCTCCCAGTCGACCGCTCGTCCATCCAGAGAGGTCCCTCCTCAGCGTCCCAccaccctcccctcctcccccagaTGTCCTCCCTCGTCCACAGCCCTACCCGTTCAGAGACCCAACCCTGTCTCCCCCAGGTCCCCCCAGCAGGAAACAGCAGCCGCCCCGCAGAGGAagtcttcatcctcctcctcgaCTCCTGTGGTGCCGCGCTCCTACATGAGTCCCACCGCCAGCTCCATGGCCAAGATGTCCCGCTCCGTCTCCATGGGCAACGGCCTTAATGTCCCTGAACCTGCTGAGGATCCCACAGTGACACCATCACCATCGTCATCATCGTCGGTAACCACCACTCAGGTCGAaaacacttcacctcctcttgtTGCCGTGGTGCCCTCCAACGCAGCTCTAGCTGCGCCTCCTCACGCTGCGGTCGTCTCCGTCGTTGCCTCCTCGTCTTGGAGTAACCATGGCAACCAGATGGCCCCAGCCCCCCGTGGTCTCCAAGCTCGGGTCCCTGGGAGCAGCAGACCCCTCCCTGACAAGCCCTCTCTCACCTCCTTCTCACCTTCCAACAAGGTCAACGCTGCCACCGCCTTTTCATCCTCCTCGTCCCTTCCGGTCTCTGGCTCCCCCCTGACCCCACCACAACAGGAGGAGGAGCCTCGGAGTCCTgcaggcagcagtgcagagcACAGCAATGATGCAG ACCAGCCAATCAGTGTGGAGACCTGCAGAGCTCTGACCAatgagctgcagagctgctttagGAGAGCAACACACCTGTACAGGAAG gtcAGCGGCTCCTCTCCCGATGACCCCGCCCCCGACCAGCGGCAGGTCGCCATCGTCCTATCAGAGGCCTTCCGGTCCATGAGGGCGGAGCTCGACTCTCTGCCGCTCAGCGCGCCGAGCATGCTGGGAGTGCAGGGGGGGTTGGGAGGAGTGGGGGAGGTGAAGACGGCGGCTCTCCTGGAGGAGtactctctgctgctgctgcaggccGTGAACAGGAGGGCCAACACCTCCCCCCACTGA
- the LOC113148668 gene encoding mitogen-activated protein kinase-binding protein 1-like isoform X1, translating to MTAERSGTIRSRIKNLLRSPSIKLRRSGTARHKEDLSGKVTLEKALGITAPGNRALACDPRTGLLAYPAGCVVVLLNPRKNKQHHIFNSSRKAITTLAFSPDGKYVVTGESGHMPAVRVWDVSERLQVSELQEHKYGVACVAFSPNGKYIVSVGYQHDMMVNVWNWKKNVVVAANKVSSKVTAVSFSDDSSYFVTAGNRHVKFWYLDHAKTSKVNATVPLLGRSGLLGELRNNFFSDVACGRGRQASSTFCITSSGLLCEFNDRRLLDKWVELRTSQATCLSVTDELIFCGCSDGTVRAFSPVNLHFLCNLPRPHYLGADIASMVDASQLFSCRSEARYPDTVAVTYDPTNRWLSCVYNDHSVYVWDVRDLRDPRRAGKLYSALYHSSCVWSVEVYPEGGGGGEEVRLPPGSFLSCSSDNTIRLWNVDGHGALSGNILSHDLHKVIYVDDNITSLLDTESITVAGGNTEKAGSSGSEGPQTDLSRSGIRTLTVSPNGEHLASGDRMGVLRIHDVDSMEEILNVQAHDSEILSLEFSKPDSGLQLLATAGRDRLIHVLDAGSEYRLVQTLDEHSSSITAVRFAANEGKVRMISCGADKSVYFRTAQQEDQGLEFTRTHHVVRKTTLYDMDVEPTRKYAAVGCQDRSIRIFNISNGKQKKLYKGSQGEDGTLIKVQIDPSGLYIATSCSDKNISIFDFYSGECVATMFGHSEIVTGLKFSSDCRHLITVSGDSCIFVWRLSPELTIRMRQRLVDLRPPCSSSSQSEPQPRAMNLSREVSSPRVVTMSSDSDKEEEEEEEELSSPFMVTTGRLEEKPDVCEEKLDSQSCSDDKKEVLGVRLPRRRWSRRMGSADGVLMVKSMLDLRLLDSYSPDRPQQEVKTHPIYVSPSHHSKRRRGPCVEAGFHRTSDELGSTISLQVTAAWVDDEAGTNQRPDFIPLSNQSPDREDPVLYPNQWDDRVSLADSEFQVKEACPTAAGGRQDKPSPDSGCSLGFSSRLSSPDRPADSEPTEPLSADGNSSELEDENEEEGGRGGRDMSHLVPQTPDQEAFLKEHFVTLADLSASGSPSRASHSSSESLSISSRFLSQNSAGSRAVVPLPSWTSGGGGVEAKARPLVSEVRPLMMQNQSQDRRVSWNQDHIHTQNSTNQEQTKSPQVGKHIQSQVDGELTLTQQMYRPSPLKKKVQSTVESKRNVGPTARAAASHLNSSGLRKAQSVHSLMTDTGDLSVSQSTARPSREVPPQRPTTLPSSPRCPPSSTALPVQRPNPVSPRSPQQETAAAPQRKSSSSSSTPVVPRSYMSPTASSMAKMSRSVSMGNGLNVPEPAEDPTVTPSPSSSSSVTTTQVENTSPPLVAVVPSNAALAAPPHAAVVSVVASSSWSNHGNQMAPAPRGLQARVPGSSRPLPDKPSLTSFSPSNKVNAATAFSSSSSLPVSGSPLTPPQQEEEPRSPAGSSAEHSNDADQPISVETCRALTNELQSCFRRATHLYRKVSGSSPDDPAPDQRQVAIVLSEAFRSMRAELDSLPLSAPSMLGVQGGLGGVGEVKTAALLEEYSLLLLQAVNRRANTSPH from the exons ATGACGGCGGAGCGGAGCGGCACGATCCGCAGCCGCATCAAGAACCTGCTGCGCTCCCCGTCCATTAAACTGAGGAGGAGCGGCACCGCGCGGCACAAGGAGGACCTGAGCGGCAAg GTGACCTTGGAGAAGGCTCTGGGTATCACGGCTCCAGGGAACCGAGCGCTGGCCTGCGACCCCCGAACTGGACTGTTGGCTTATCCTGCTGG GTGTGTTGTGGTCCTGCTGAATCCTCGGAAGAACAAACAGCATCACATCTTCAACAGCTCCAG GAAGGCCATCACCACGTTGGCCTTTTCTCCTGATGGGAAATATGTGGTTACAGGGGAG aGCGGTCACATGCCAGCGGTCCGGGTCTGGGACGTGTCGGAGCGTCTCCAGGTGTCTGAGTTGCAGGAACATAAATATGGCGTGGCCTGTGTGGCGTTCTCTCCAAACGGAAAATACATCGTCAGTGTTGGCTACCAACACGACATGATGGTCAACGTGTGGAACTGGAAG AAAAACGTGGTGGTTGCAGCCAACAAAGTTTCCAGTAAAGTGACGGCCGTCTCCTTCTCAGACGACAGCTCCTACTTCGTTACCGCCGGCAACCGCCATGTCAAGTTCTGGTACCTGGACCACGCCAAGACGTCCAAG gtgaACGCCACCGTGCCTCTGTTGGGGCGTTCAGGGCTGCTGGGAGAGCTCAGGAATAACTTTTTCAGCGACGTGGCGTGTGGGCGGGGTCGACAGGCCTCCTCCACCTTCTGCATCACCTCCTCCGGCCTGCTGTGCGAGTTTAACGACCGGCGACTCCTCGACAAGTGGGTCGAGCTCCGG ACGTCTCAGGCCACCTGTCTGTCCGTCACTGACGAGCTGATCTTCTGTGGTTGTTCTGATGGGACTGTCAGAGCTTTCAGCCCCGTCAACCTGCACTTCCTCTGCAATCTGCCCCGCCCACACTACCTGGGAGCTGACATCGCCAGTATGGTGGATGCCAG tcaGCTGTTCTCCTGCAGGTCAGAGGCTCGGTACCCGGACACGGTGGCTGTGACCTACGACCCCACCAACCGCTGGTTGTCCTGTGTCTACAACGACCACAGTGTTTATGTTTGGGACGTCCGGGACCTGCGAGACCCCCGCAGGGCGGGAAAACTCTACTCAGCTCTGTACCACTCATCATGCGTGTGGAGTGTGGAG GTGTacccagaggggggaggaggaggtgaagaggtgCGTCTCCCCCCCGGCTCTTTTCTGTCCTGCTCCTCGGACAACACCATCCGACTGTGGAACGTCGATGGGCACGGCGCCCTCAGCGGGAACATCCTGAGCCAC GACCTGCACAAGGTCATTTATGTTGACGACAACATAACGAGTCTCCTGGACACGGAGAGCATCACTGTTGCTGGGGGCAACACAGAGAAGGCGGGGTCATCAGGCTCAGAGGGGCCGCAGACCGACCTGAGCAGGTCGGGCATTAGGACCCTGACAGTCAGTCCTAACGGAGAGCACCTGGCCTCAGGAGACCGCATGGGGGTCCTCAG gaTCCACGACGTGGACAGCATGGAGGAGATCCTGAACGTTCAGGCTCACGACTCTGAGATTCTGAGTCTCGAGTTCTCCAAACCAGACTCAG GTCTCCAGTTATTAGCCACGGCCGGCCGAGACCGTCTGATCCACGTCCTGGATGCGGGCAGCGAGTACCGACTGGTCCAGACTCTGGACGAACACTCGTCCTCTATCACTGCCGTCAGATTTGCTG ccaATGAGGGGAAGGTGAGGATGATCAGCTGTGGAGCTGATAAGAGCGTCTACTTCCGCACGGCACAGCAG GAGGACCAGGGGTTAGAGTTCACTCGGACTCACCACGTCGTCAGGAAGACGACTCTGTACGACATGGACGTGGAGCCGACCAGAAAGTACGCAGCAGTGGGCTGTCAGGACCGCAGCATCAG GATCTTTAACATCAGTAATGGGAAACAGAAGAAGCTCTATAAAGGTTCTCAGGGAGAGGACGGCACTCTCATTAAG GTGCAGATCGATCCGTCAGGTCTGTACATCGCCACGTCGTGCTCCGATAAGAACATCAGTATATTTGACTTCTACTCTGGAGAGTGTGTGGCCACGATGTTCGGACACTCGG AAATAGTCACAGGTTTGAAGTTCAGCAGCGACTGTCGACACCTGATCACCGTCTCTGGAGACAG ctgcatcTTCGTGTGGCGTCTCAGTCCAGAATTGACCATCAGGATGAGGCAGCGACTCGTCGACCTCCGAcctccctgcagcagcagctcgcaGAGCGAGCCGCAGCCGAGAGCCATGAACCTTAG CAGGGAGGTGTCGTCTCCTCGTGTCGTCACCATGTCGTCTGACAGCgacaaggaggaagaggaggaggaagaggagcttAGCAGTCCTTTTATGGTCACAACAGGAAGACTAGAGGAGAAGCCAG ACGTGTGTGAGGAGAAGTTGGACTCTCAGAGCTGCAGCGACGACAAGAAG GAAGTGTTGGGGGTTCGGCTACCCCGTCGTCGCTGGTCCAGGAGAATGGGCAGCGCTGATGGAGTCCTGATGGTGAAGTCCATGTTGGATCTGAGGCTGCTGGACTCGTACAGCCCTGACAGACCGCAGCAGGAG GTGAAGACCCACCCTATATATGTTAGCCCCTCCCACCACAGTAAAAGGAGGAGGGGCCCATGTGTGGAGGCGGGGTTTCACAGGACCAGTGATGAGTTAGGGAGCACCATCAGTCTGCAGGTCACCGCTGCGTGG GTGGATGACGAGGCAGGGACCAATCAGAGGCCAGACTTCATCCCACTGTCCAATCAGAGCCCAGACAGGGAGGATCCAGTTCTGTATCCTAACCAATGGGACGACAGAGTGAGCCTGGCAGACAG TGAGTTCCAGGTGAAGGAGGCGTGTCCTACTGCTGCAGGTGGACGTCAGGACAAACCCAGTCCAGATAGTGGCTGCTCACTGGGATTCAGTTCCAGACTGTCTAGTCCAGACAGACCTGCAG ACTCTGAGCCCACAGAACCTCTCAGTGCGGACGGAAACTCCTCTGAGCTGGAGGACGAGaatgaagaggagggaggaagaggaggcagggACATGTCTCACCTGGTTCCTCAGACTCCAGACCAGGAGGCTTTCCTGAAGGAGCACTTTGTCACACTGGCCGACCTCTCAGCCTCAG GGAGTCCGAGCAGAGCGTCGCACAGCTCCAGTGAGAGTCTCAGCATCTCGTCCCGCTTCCTGTCCCAAAACTCTGCTGGAAG TCGAGCTGTGGTTCCTCTTCCATCCTGGACCAGtgggggaggaggagtggaggcgAAGGCCCGTCCTCTGGTCTCTGAAGTCCGACCTCTGATGATGCAGAACCAAAGCCAGGACAGGAGGGTATCGTGGAACCAGGATCATATCCATACCCAGAACAGCACTAACCAGGAGCAAACAAAGTCTCCTCAGGTTGGGAAGCACATCCAGAGCCAGGTGGATGGAGAGCTGACCTTGACCCAGCAGATGTACAGACCTTCCCCACTGAAGAAGAAGGTCCAATCTACAGTAGAGTCCAAGAGGAATGTGGGTCCCACAGCCCGTGCTGCTGCCTCCCACCTGAACTCCTCTGGACTCCGGAAAGCCCAGTCTGTCCATAGCCTGATGACGGACACAG GTGACCTGTCCGTCTCCCAGTCGACCGCTCGTCCATCCAGAGAGGTCCCTCCTCAGCGTCCCAccaccctcccctcctcccccagaTGTCCTCCCTCGTCCACAGCCCTACCCGTTCAGAGACCCAACCCTGTCTCCCCCAGGTCCCCCCAGCAGGAAACAGCAGCCGCCCCGCAGAGGAagtcttcatcctcctcctcgaCTCCTGTGGTGCCGCGCTCCTACATGAGTCCCACCGCCAGCTCCATGGCCAAGATGTCCCGCTCCGTCTCCATGGGCAACGGCCTTAATGTCCCTGAACCTGCTGAGGATCCCACAGTGACACCATCACCATCGTCATCATCGTCGGTAACCACCACTCAGGTCGAaaacacttcacctcctcttgtTGCCGTGGTGCCCTCCAACGCAGCTCTAGCTGCGCCTCCTCACGCTGCGGTCGTCTCCGTCGTTGCCTCCTCGTCTTGGAGTAACCATGGCAACCAGATGGCCCCAGCCCCCCGTGGTCTCCAAGCTCGGGTCCCTGGGAGCAGCAGACCCCTCCCTGACAAGCCCTCTCTCACCTCCTTCTCACCTTCCAACAAGGTCAACGCTGCCACCGCCTTTTCATCCTCCTCGTCCCTTCCGGTCTCTGGCTCCCCCCTGACCCCACCACAACAGGAGGAGGAGCCTCGGAGTCCTgcaggcagcagtgcagagcACAGCAATGATGCAG ACCAGCCAATCAGTGTGGAGACCTGCAGAGCTCTGACCAatgagctgcagagctgctttagGAGAGCAACACACCTGTACAGGAAG gtcAGCGGCTCCTCTCCCGATGACCCCGCCCCCGACCAGCGGCAGGTCGCCATCGTCCTATCAGAGGCCTTCCGGTCCATGAGGGCGGAGCTCGACTCTCTGCCGCTCAGCGCGCCGAGCATGCTGGGAGTGCAGGGGGGGTTGGGAGGAGTGGGGGAGGTGAAGACGGCGGCTCTCCTGGAGGAGtactctctgctgctgctgcaggccGTGAACAGGAGGGCCAACACCTCCCCCCACTGA